The following proteins are encoded in a genomic region of Phragmites australis chromosome 9, lpPhrAust1.1, whole genome shotgun sequence:
- the LOC133929505 gene encoding transcription factor FAMA-like isoform X1, which translates to MDKEQESHSHLDSFAPLDGAPEEPGAGAEMVDYMLGQAPPPTGPQSQVSFDKLSFSDRDDVYDGDDDDSYFFRFQSLPSLPAAPLRGVGQRHAEQEGSKTADGGVSEITTLAQQPDGGGRAEKSGDQGKSGRRKRPRTVKTIEEVESQRMTHIAVERNRRRQMNEYLRILTSLMPGSYVQRGEQASIIGGAIEFIRELEQLIQCLESQKRRRLYGGSGDTPRPVVDAAGVPTSTQQQTPPPLYPPSLPFPAAAGGDGAAKVLDLDAGGAGAGLPEEVAENKSCLADIEVRAVGADAMIKILSRRRPGQLIKTIAALEDMQMSILHTNITTIEQTVLYSFNVKIAGVARFSAKDIAGAVHQILSFIDVNYTL; encoded by the exons ATGGACAAGGAG CAGGAGAGTCACAGTCACCTGGATAGCTTTGCACCCTTGGACGGCGCGCCGGAGGAGCCCGGCGCTGGCGCCGAGATGGTTGACTACATGCTTGGCCAGGCGCCGCCGCCTACCGGGCCGCAGAGCCAGGTGTCCTTCGACAAGCTCAGCTTCTCCGACCGCGACGACGTttacgacggcgacgacgacgacagctACTTCTTTAGGTTCCAGTCCCTGCCGTCCCTCCCCGCCGCTCCTCTCCGCGGCGTTGGCCAGCGTCACGCGGAGCAGGAGGGCAGCAAGACGGCCGACGGCGGCGTCTCCGAGATCACGACGCTGGCGCAGCAGCCTgacggcggcggccgagcgGAGAAGAGCGGGGACCAGGGGAAGAGCGGGCGGCGGAAGCGACCACGGACGGTCAAGACGATCGAGGAGGTGGAGAGCCAGCGGATGACGCACATCGCCGTGGAGCGCAACCGGCGGCGGCAGATGAACGAGTATCTCAGGATCCTCACGTCACTCATGCCAGGATCCTACGTCCAGAGG GGAGAACAAGCATCCATCATAGGAGGCGCCATCGAGTTCATCAGGGAGCTAGAGCAGCTGATCCAGTGCCTAGAGTCGCAGAAGCGGCGACGCTTGTACGGCGGGTCCGGCGACACGCCACGCCCTGTGGTAGACGCGGCCGGCGTGCCAACGTCCACTCAGCAGCAGACACCGCCGCCGTTGTACCCCCCAAGCCTCCCGTTCCCTGCAgctgccggcggcgacggcgccgcCAAAGTCCTGGACCTCGATGCGggaggcgccggcgccgggctTCCGGAGGAGGTGGCTGAGAACAAGTCGTGCCTGGCGGACATCGAGGTGAGGGCTGTGGGTGCGGACGCCATGATCAAGATCCTGTCCCGGCGCCGGCCCGGGCAACTAATCAAGACCATCGCCGCGCTCGAGGACATGCAGATGTCCATCCTGCACACCAACATCACCACCATTGAGCAGACCGTTCTCTACTCCTTCAACGTCAAG ATCGCCGGAGTGGCAAGATTCTCGGCCAAGGACATCGCCGGAGCCGTCCACCAGATCCTCAGTTTCATCGACGTCAACTACACCCTGTGA
- the LOC133929504 gene encoding jasmonoyl--L-amino acid synthetase GH3.5-like isoform X1: protein MFAQVVCKVALFFIVVSFSRCTLYSFCFCSVPLFPVAILPCNAMRFLGRLVHFSRSSVGKKVLHPSIISYHSGDDATALQALCFQLSDKAKNLPVQMTICSCEETVNEFEALTRDAGRVQRDTLKNILELNADAEYLKHFGLRGRTDVESYKSCIPLCVHSDLEPYIQRIVDGDSSPVLTGNPITALSLSSGTTQGRPKFLPFNGELVETTLQIVWTSYAFRNREYPIGKGKALQFIYGSRQVVTKGGILATTATTNLYRSERYKEGMKCIQSQCCSPDEVILGPDFHQSLYCHLLCGLICSDEVHHVFSTFAHSLVHAFQTFEEVWEDLCADIRRGVLSNKVTVPSIREAVSKILKPNPELADSIYKKCMGLSNWYGVIPALWPNAKYVYGIMTGSMEPYLKKLRHYAAHLPLISADYGASEGWVGANINPTVPPEQVTYAVLPHTGYFEFIPLEKPNGEETENSASIHYIESEPVGLTEVEVGKIYEIVITTFGGLYRYRLGDVVQVAGFHNSTPELQFICRRSLVLSINIDKNTEKDLQLAVEAAAKLLEGEKLEIVDFTSFVEKSSDPGRYVIFWELSSDASDEVLSSCANCLDLAFADAGYVGSRKIKTIGPLELRILRKGTFKEILYHFLSLGGAVSQFKAPRFVNPSNSKVLQILSRNTTNSYFSTAYGL from the exons ATGTTTGCACAGGTAGTCTGTAAAGTTGCCTTATTTTTCATAGTCGTTAGCTTTAGTAGGTGTACACTATAcagcttttgtttttgttctgTCCCCCTTTTCCCCGTTGCCATCCTACCTTGCAACGCTATGCGGTTCCTTGGAAGATTAGTGCATTTTAGCCGTTCTTCTGTCGGCAAGAAAGTTCTGCATCCTTCAATAATTTCTTACCATTCTGGTGATGATGCTACCGCACTGCAGGCTCTTTGTTTCCAGCTCA GTGATAAAGCCAAGAATCTGCCAGTGCAAATGACGATCTGTAGCTGTGAAGAGACTGTCAATGAATTTGAGGCGTTAACACGTGATGCTGGACGCGTGCAGCGGGATACGCTGAAAAATATCCTCGAGTTGAATGCTGATGCTGAATATCTGAAGCACTTTGGTCTCAGAGGGAGGACCGATGTAGAGAGCTACAAGTCCTGCATCCCGTTGTGCGTGCACAGCGATCTTGAGCCATATATCCAAAGGATTGTTGACGGTGATAGCTCCCCAGTGCTCACTGGCAATCCCATCACCGCCCTCTCCCTCAG TTCTGGTACAACACAGGGAAGGCCCAAGTTCTTGCCATTTAATGGTGAATTGGTTGAGACCACACTTCAAATAGTCTGGACTTCTTACGCATTTAGGAACCG TGAATACCCTATTGGCAAAGGAAAAGCCTTGCAGTTTATTTACGGTAGCAGGCAAGTGGTAACAAAAGGCGGCATCCTTGCTACAACTGCAACAACAAACTTGTACCGTAGCGAACGCTATAAGGAAGGAATGAAGTGTATCCAGTCTCAGTGCTGCAGTCCTGATGAAGTTATCCTGGGCCCTGACTTCCACCAATCCTTGTATTGTCACTTACTCTGTGGGTTAATATGCTCGGACGAGGTGCATCATGTGTTCTCAACATTTGCTCACAGCTTAGTCCATGCATTTCAAACATTCGAGGAGGTTTGGGAAGATCTATGTGCTGACATACGACGTGGTGTTCTCTCGAACAAAGTTACAGTGCCATCAATTCGTGAAGCTGTTTCGAAAATCCTGAAGCCCAACCCTGAGCTTGCTGACTCGATCTACAAGAAGTGTATGGGTTTGAGCAATTGGTATGGAGTTATCCCAGCACTTTGGCCAAATGCAAAGTACGTCTACGGCATTATGACAGGATCCATGGAGCCGTATCTAAAGAAATTAAGACATTATGCTGCGCACTTACCACTGATAAGTGCTGACTACGGTGCCTCTGAAGGATGGGTTGGTGCTAACATAAACCCCACAGTGCCACCTGAACAGGTGACATACGCTGTTCTCCCACATACTGGTTATTTCGAGTTCATTCCTTTGGAGAAACCCAATGGGGAGGAGACAGAGAACAGTGCCTCCATTCATTACATAGAATCAGAGCCAGTTGGCCTGACTGAAGTCGAGGTTGGCAAAATCTATGAAATTGTAATAACTACCTTTGGAG GTCTATACCGTTACAGGCTAGGAGATGTTGTGCAGGTAGCCGGCTTCCACAACTCAACACCTGAGCTCCAGTTCATCTGCCGCAGAAGCCTAGTCCTGAGCATCAACATCGACAAGAACACCGAGAAAGACCTCCAGCTGGCTGTTGAGGCGGCGGCGAAGCTCTTGGAAGGGGAGAAGCTCGAAATTGTGGATTTCACGAGCTTTGTGGAGAAGTCAAGTGATCCGGGTCGCTATGTCATCTTCTGGGAGCTGAGCTCCGATGCCAGCGACGAGGTTTTAAGCAGCTGCGCAAACTGCTTGGACCTAGCCTTCGCTGATGCAGGCTACGTGGGTTCGAGGAAGATCAAGACCATTGGTCCCCTTGAGCTACGGATTCTCCGGAAGGGAACCTTCAAAGAGATCCTATATCACTTCCTGAGCCTTGGTGGCGCTGTGAGTCAGTTCAAGGCGCCTCGATTCGTGAACCCTTCAAACAGCAAGGTCTTGCAGATACTGAGCAGGAACACCACCAATAGTTACTTCAGTACCGCCTATGGGctctga
- the LOC133929504 gene encoding jasmonoyl--L-amino acid synthetase GH3.5-like isoform X2: MTICSCEETVNEFEALTRDAGRVQRDTLKNILELNADAEYLKHFGLRGRTDVESYKSCIPLCVHSDLEPYIQRIVDGDSSPVLTGNPITALSLSSGTTQGRPKFLPFNGELVETTLQIVWTSYAFRNREYPIGKGKALQFIYGSRQVVTKGGILATTATTNLYRSERYKEGMKCIQSQCCSPDEVILGPDFHQSLYCHLLCGLICSDEVHHVFSTFAHSLVHAFQTFEEVWEDLCADIRRGVLSNKVTVPSIREAVSKILKPNPELADSIYKKCMGLSNWYGVIPALWPNAKYVYGIMTGSMEPYLKKLRHYAAHLPLISADYGASEGWVGANINPTVPPEQVTYAVLPHTGYFEFIPLEKPNGEETENSASIHYIESEPVGLTEVEVGKIYEIVITTFGGLYRYRLGDVVQVAGFHNSTPELQFICRRSLVLSINIDKNTEKDLQLAVEAAAKLLEGEKLEIVDFTSFVEKSSDPGRYVIFWELSSDASDEVLSSCANCLDLAFADAGYVGSRKIKTIGPLELRILRKGTFKEILYHFLSLGGAVSQFKAPRFVNPSNSKVLQILSRNTTNSYFSTAYGL; the protein is encoded by the exons ATGACGATCTGTAGCTGTGAAGAGACTGTCAATGAATTTGAGGCGTTAACACGTGATGCTGGACGCGTGCAGCGGGATACGCTGAAAAATATCCTCGAGTTGAATGCTGATGCTGAATATCTGAAGCACTTTGGTCTCAGAGGGAGGACCGATGTAGAGAGCTACAAGTCCTGCATCCCGTTGTGCGTGCACAGCGATCTTGAGCCATATATCCAAAGGATTGTTGACGGTGATAGCTCCCCAGTGCTCACTGGCAATCCCATCACCGCCCTCTCCCTCAG TTCTGGTACAACACAGGGAAGGCCCAAGTTCTTGCCATTTAATGGTGAATTGGTTGAGACCACACTTCAAATAGTCTGGACTTCTTACGCATTTAGGAACCG TGAATACCCTATTGGCAAAGGAAAAGCCTTGCAGTTTATTTACGGTAGCAGGCAAGTGGTAACAAAAGGCGGCATCCTTGCTACAACTGCAACAACAAACTTGTACCGTAGCGAACGCTATAAGGAAGGAATGAAGTGTATCCAGTCTCAGTGCTGCAGTCCTGATGAAGTTATCCTGGGCCCTGACTTCCACCAATCCTTGTATTGTCACTTACTCTGTGGGTTAATATGCTCGGACGAGGTGCATCATGTGTTCTCAACATTTGCTCACAGCTTAGTCCATGCATTTCAAACATTCGAGGAGGTTTGGGAAGATCTATGTGCTGACATACGACGTGGTGTTCTCTCGAACAAAGTTACAGTGCCATCAATTCGTGAAGCTGTTTCGAAAATCCTGAAGCCCAACCCTGAGCTTGCTGACTCGATCTACAAGAAGTGTATGGGTTTGAGCAATTGGTATGGAGTTATCCCAGCACTTTGGCCAAATGCAAAGTACGTCTACGGCATTATGACAGGATCCATGGAGCCGTATCTAAAGAAATTAAGACATTATGCTGCGCACTTACCACTGATAAGTGCTGACTACGGTGCCTCTGAAGGATGGGTTGGTGCTAACATAAACCCCACAGTGCCACCTGAACAGGTGACATACGCTGTTCTCCCACATACTGGTTATTTCGAGTTCATTCCTTTGGAGAAACCCAATGGGGAGGAGACAGAGAACAGTGCCTCCATTCATTACATAGAATCAGAGCCAGTTGGCCTGACTGAAGTCGAGGTTGGCAAAATCTATGAAATTGTAATAACTACCTTTGGAG GTCTATACCGTTACAGGCTAGGAGATGTTGTGCAGGTAGCCGGCTTCCACAACTCAACACCTGAGCTCCAGTTCATCTGCCGCAGAAGCCTAGTCCTGAGCATCAACATCGACAAGAACACCGAGAAAGACCTCCAGCTGGCTGTTGAGGCGGCGGCGAAGCTCTTGGAAGGGGAGAAGCTCGAAATTGTGGATTTCACGAGCTTTGTGGAGAAGTCAAGTGATCCGGGTCGCTATGTCATCTTCTGGGAGCTGAGCTCCGATGCCAGCGACGAGGTTTTAAGCAGCTGCGCAAACTGCTTGGACCTAGCCTTCGCTGATGCAGGCTACGTGGGTTCGAGGAAGATCAAGACCATTGGTCCCCTTGAGCTACGGATTCTCCGGAAGGGAACCTTCAAAGAGATCCTATATCACTTCCTGAGCCTTGGTGGCGCTGTGAGTCAGTTCAAGGCGCCTCGATTCGTGAACCCTTCAAACAGCAAGGTCTTGCAGATACTGAGCAGGAACACCACCAATAGTTACTTCAGTACCGCCTATGGGctctga
- the LOC133929505 gene encoding transcription factor FAMA-like isoform X2, translated as MDKEESHSHLDSFAPLDGAPEEPGAGAEMVDYMLGQAPPPTGPQSQVSFDKLSFSDRDDVYDGDDDDSYFFRFQSLPSLPAAPLRGVGQRHAEQEGSKTADGGVSEITTLAQQPDGGGRAEKSGDQGKSGRRKRPRTVKTIEEVESQRMTHIAVERNRRRQMNEYLRILTSLMPGSYVQRGEQASIIGGAIEFIRELEQLIQCLESQKRRRLYGGSGDTPRPVVDAAGVPTSTQQQTPPPLYPPSLPFPAAAGGDGAAKVLDLDAGGAGAGLPEEVAENKSCLADIEVRAVGADAMIKILSRRRPGQLIKTIAALEDMQMSILHTNITTIEQTVLYSFNVKIAGVARFSAKDIAGAVHQILSFIDVNYTL; from the exons ATGGACAAGGAG GAGAGTCACAGTCACCTGGATAGCTTTGCACCCTTGGACGGCGCGCCGGAGGAGCCCGGCGCTGGCGCCGAGATGGTTGACTACATGCTTGGCCAGGCGCCGCCGCCTACCGGGCCGCAGAGCCAGGTGTCCTTCGACAAGCTCAGCTTCTCCGACCGCGACGACGTttacgacggcgacgacgacgacagctACTTCTTTAGGTTCCAGTCCCTGCCGTCCCTCCCCGCCGCTCCTCTCCGCGGCGTTGGCCAGCGTCACGCGGAGCAGGAGGGCAGCAAGACGGCCGACGGCGGCGTCTCCGAGATCACGACGCTGGCGCAGCAGCCTgacggcggcggccgagcgGAGAAGAGCGGGGACCAGGGGAAGAGCGGGCGGCGGAAGCGACCACGGACGGTCAAGACGATCGAGGAGGTGGAGAGCCAGCGGATGACGCACATCGCCGTGGAGCGCAACCGGCGGCGGCAGATGAACGAGTATCTCAGGATCCTCACGTCACTCATGCCAGGATCCTACGTCCAGAGG GGAGAACAAGCATCCATCATAGGAGGCGCCATCGAGTTCATCAGGGAGCTAGAGCAGCTGATCCAGTGCCTAGAGTCGCAGAAGCGGCGACGCTTGTACGGCGGGTCCGGCGACACGCCACGCCCTGTGGTAGACGCGGCCGGCGTGCCAACGTCCACTCAGCAGCAGACACCGCCGCCGTTGTACCCCCCAAGCCTCCCGTTCCCTGCAgctgccggcggcgacggcgccgcCAAAGTCCTGGACCTCGATGCGggaggcgccggcgccgggctTCCGGAGGAGGTGGCTGAGAACAAGTCGTGCCTGGCGGACATCGAGGTGAGGGCTGTGGGTGCGGACGCCATGATCAAGATCCTGTCCCGGCGCCGGCCCGGGCAACTAATCAAGACCATCGCCGCGCTCGAGGACATGCAGATGTCCATCCTGCACACCAACATCACCACCATTGAGCAGACCGTTCTCTACTCCTTCAACGTCAAG ATCGCCGGAGTGGCAAGATTCTCGGCCAAGGACATCGCCGGAGCCGTCCACCAGATCCTCAGTTTCATCGACGTCAACTACACCCTGTGA